CATCGGAATTTCATTTCCACCTTGAATAAAAGTCACCGTAGAGGTGGAGAAATATTCCAAAGCGGAAACCGCAACGGCTTTAAATTTTCCATCATGAATATTTTTTTGTATGTTTTCAAAATGACAATTATCGTGAACAAGTTTTTTAAGAGGACTCGGATCTAAAAGAGATTTTCGCGGCGTTGGCTTCATCAATCCCCCCAAAGAAAGATCGGCAATCCATTGCAAGCCACCAACGGAAAGTGAAACTGGATCTGTGATGTAAACTTGCTCCGAGTTGACACGACTCCAAAGATCCGCAAGTTTTTTACTACCCTCTGCGATATGACAACCTTCGGTCGCAGCGAGCATCGCTGTATTAATGGCACCGGCACTGATTCCGGTGTAGTACGTAAATGGATGGGCGATTCCCAGATCATCACAGATATCTGCAATGGCGACCATCGCGCCCGCTTGATAAGCCGCGCGCGCTCCGCCACCAGATAAGACAAGACTTAGGGACGACATCTTCTTTCACCCCCTTGTTAAAACACTAATATGTTCGTGTTCTTTTTAACAGTGATTTCTAGACTTGTAGAAAAATACAAAGGGGAGATAATGAAGATGAAACGAAGCCACAATAATCATTCACTCGATTATTGATTCCATTGAAGGAAAACCTGCTTCGTCAAAGGGAGCCCGAGCGGCTCTCTTCTATTTTATCCCCTTTCTTCTTTCGTTGGTTCTCGGTTGCTTTCAAAGTTGGTTATGTACTTACCCGCTGCGTGAGACTCGCGCGTCCGGCGCTCGCCGGCCTGGAATACCGCATCCTGCGGGGCCGGAGGTCTCACTCCGCAGGTAAGTACATAACCAACTTTGAAAGACGACGTCCACGTAAGGAGGGGGACAAAAGAGCTTTCGCCTTTTGTTTGATTCTTTTGATCGGTTTGTTTTTAGTTTTTTTGTTTCTTTGGTCTTGGTGATGAAAGCTTTTTGAGAGTGGTTTATGGATCTAAGTTTAATTCTTTTTGTCAAAAGTTGATCTTGTTAATCAATTGCGAAATAGTTTGTTTGTTCATGGATGTAACTTTTGAAGGAGAGTTTTACGATGATGAAGTTTGTTTTGGGTGCTCTTGTTTTGGTGGTGGCTGGTTCTGTTCATGCTGCTGATGTTTATAAGATTGATGCTAAGGCTAGTTCTGTGGCTTGGAAGGGGTCTAAGAAGATGGGGAGTTCTCATCATGGTGGGATCTCTGTTAAGGATGGGGATGTTACTTTCAATAAAGGGCAATTGACGGGTGGTAATGTTGTTATTGATATGACGACTGTGACTAATGATGATTTGAAAGACAGTCCTGACTATCAGAAGAAACTTGTTGGTCATCTTTCTAGTGATGATTTCTTTAGCGTCACAAAATTCCCTACGGCTTCTTTTAAGATCACTAATGTGACTGCGAAGTCTAAGACAGAAGCTGTTGTAAAAGGTGAATTGACGATGATCGGTAAAACAAATCCTATCGAATTCCCTGTGAAGTTTACTGTTGATAAGGGAATTGCCACTGGTGAAGCTCTTGTGAAAATTGATCGTACGAAGTGGGGTCTTAAATATGGTTCTGGCAACTTCTTTAAAGAACTTGCTGGTGACAAGATCATCAACGACGAGTTTGAATTGAATTTGAAACTTGTTGCTAAGAAATAGTTTTTTCTTTCAATGAAAACGAAAGGCGCTGACTCCCGGCGCCTTTTTTATTTTGTGCATCTGTTTTCTCTCTTAGAATTAATGTCGAAAGTCTGTTCGAACTTTTCCCAAAAATGTCTTTTTTCTTTGTTATCTCTTTAAATGAGTTTGTCTCAAGATGAGATTCATTTGTAGTCTCGAGTGCTTAACCGTGTTCTTCCTCTGGCGAAGGCTTTGCATTTCACTTCGTTGAATGAGGAGTGCCCTATGAAAAACTTTAAATTTTTATTTATCGCTCTGCTTGCTACAGCTGCTATGACAATGAGTGCTTGTGCTAAAAAGGACTCTGAGTTTGCGGCTCGTTACGCGAAAAATAAAATGGGCGCCAGTGTGGCTGACGGAGCCAAAACCCAGGAAGCCGGTGAGCGCGCTGAAGCTCAAGGTCTTTTGGCTGACGTTGTAGATATTCAAAGATACTTCACTCCCGAAGGACAACCGGGTCCTCGCGTGGTGATGGCAAAGATTCTCATTAATAATCAAGAGATGCCCGTGACGACTCATCACTGGGGAACTGAGACTGTTGAAGGGCGTGTCGATGTCGCAGGCTTTACTGTTGTATTTCATGCGATGTGCGGAACTGTCGACTGCCAACCTTATTACGCTGCCATGGAAATCTATAAAAACAATCAAATGGTCATTCAAGAAGGTGTCAGAAAGTATTTCGACGAAAGAGCGGCTGATGGAGATCGCTATCAATGGTTCACTCCAGAGAAAGCTTTACCATTGATGGGCTCAGACTCCATGGATCCGCGCGGTATGGTGGGGTTCTTGAACTCCAGCGGGAATTCGACAAGCTCTGGAATTAAATAAATGATTTAAATTTTATAACTGACGGGAAGGAGAGTTGCGTTGACTCTCCTTTTCTTTTTTTATCTCTTCATCTAAAACTTCCGCTAAATGTGTGTGACGAGTCTTCACAAGTTTATCGACTTTGACTAAATAGCCCGCCAGGTGATGAAAGAGCTTTTCGATTTCCGCATCCGTTTCCAAGCGTCCTTCCTCTTCTTTGATTTCTTCAATCAGGCGATCGACGATAAAGAGAGCCGCATTTAATGAGACCCCTACATCATGAAGAAAGTCGCGTTCCTGATAAAGCTGACTGTGCGGGTCAATCATAAGGACCTCCTCAAAACAGTATTCGGAGACCTCAGAACCAGTGCAACTTGTAGATTTGCACGTCCGGAAGCCGGCCGGAGAAGGTGAATAATTTTCATCAGCGATTGTGATTTCCACAGAACAACTTCTTTATCCCATATGTCCGCATTGAAATAAATGACGCCAAAACGCCTTTAAATCGAATATAACCGCGGAACATTTTAGGATTTCGTTAAGAAATGGTGTTGAAACGGGACCAAAGTCATGGCACCTTACTTGCTCATTAGGGATCGGTGGCTCCAAATTGGGACCAAGTTGACCCTTTTCGGAACTGAAGGTATTCAGGTCTCCGAAATGATGGAACGTATTTGAATTTGAATTTGAATTGAAGAAACTTAAATAGTTTAAGGAAAACATAAATAAATAACCACGAAGGAAAGGGAAACCAGTGAAAAAACAAGTTCTAATGTCACTGATTTTGGCGGGATCAATGGTTACTGTAGCGGCTCACGCTGAAGAGCAAGCTCAAAACCAAAGCTCAAACACAAGCACTATTAAAGTGACTGATGTTCAAAACAAAGATGAGCAAAGAAAAGACATCGACGAAGAGATCACGAATGCTCGTATGAGAGCACAATTGGGTTCTAAGTCTAAATGGTCTTTCAAATCTGCTCTTGCTTACAACGGTGGATCTGTTCAAAAACCATTCGAAAGAATCCGTCCTAACTACCGTGCATCTGCTTCTGCAGAAGCTTTGACAACTCTTTCTGGTTCTATCGGTATCAACTACCGTATGAATGACAGAGACAGCCTTTCTTTGAGCACTGGTGTTGCGATGAGAAATCCATTCCACGATGAAACTGGCCGTTCTGACTTTGCGGATCCTCGTAAAGCTAAAGCTGGTAAAAAGGTTGACCGTTACTACGTAAGCAACCCATCTGTTGACTGGAGCCGCGCTTATAAAGCTGCTGGCCTTCAAATGATCAGCTCTGCTGGTTACACTCACGTGACTGACCCAGATTCAATCCAAAATACAGCAGCTCTTGGCTCTATCAGCTTGGATCAAACTGTTTTGGCTGACTTCGGTACTTCTAATTGGTCCGGTGGTTTGGCATTCTCTTTCTACTACTCACTTTACAGCGCTGATACTCCAGATATCGGTGTTCAAAACGGTTGGCAGCAAGATGACTACGGCTATGGTATCTACCCATTTGCTGAGTACTCTTTCAACGACACCTACTCTTTCAGAACTGTATTCGGTTACTTCGAAGCTGTTCACTACAAAGATGGTCAACCAGGTGCATTGCCTGCTGGTCAAGTTGAGTCACAAACACCTTACCAATCTATGGGCGTAGGTATCTCTGTAACTCGTGACATCTACTTGTATCCAAACGTTCAGTTCACTCCGCTTGATATCAGAGCTGACAGAACAAACGTTGCATTGTCTACGAACATCAACTTGTTCTAATCTGCAGATACAAATGCAAATTCAAAAACCCACAGTTAAAAGCTGTGGGTTTTTTATTATTTTTCTTACAAACACTTATTCATTTATTTACTGTCCTTATCAAAACTCTTATAAACTAGCAAAAGTTTGGAGTTCAAAATGAAGGTGTTGTGCTTTTTGGCGCTTATTATCCTCCGTTGTCGGAGCAATTAAATAACGGCATTGAATATCGCTATGATAATGAAGATCGAGTTTCGGAAATTTTGATTGGTGGTATCTCAGCAACTTCTTACAAATATGGAGCTCAAGAGTCCAGATTGTTTGAAGTTAAAAATAGTCATGCTACAGTTGGAATTGCTTACGCCGTGAATGAAAATAAGAAACCGACGAACTTAATAAGCTCTCTGGTAACTTCCGATGGCGTTAGAATAAACTATTCATATCTTTGGAAGTTGCCAGTGGCTGTGGATACGCAAGGCCCTGTATCATCTTCTCTACGTTATAAATATAATGCAGATGCGACCTTGGCCAGTATTGATGTAGCAGGGGCGGATGGAAAGCTTTTTTCATATGCTCTTGGCTATGATCTCGACGGTCTTCCGATAAAAGTAGGAAGTATTTCTTTCGCCTTGGATACAGTTGGGCGAGTTCAAGGCTCATCTCATGGCGTAATTAAAGGACAAACGCAATACAACTTAAATGGATATGTCGTTAGCGATGCTTATTCAGTAAATGGAAAGACCATTGCAAATTTAACCTATTCTAGAGATCCTCTCGGAAGAATTTCGACAACAGTCTCATCATATCCATCTCAAAAATTGAATTATAGCTACGATAAATTAGGAAGACTAGTTGCAGTTCAAAGTAGCAACGGCATTCGCGAATACTCCTACGATGATAATGGCAATCGCTTAAGCTTTAAGTCTGGGTCGGTTGCTATTAAAGGCGAATACGATGATCAAGATCGTTTAATTTTCTATGGTCAGAATAAGTACACTTATTCTAAATTCGGAAATCTCGCAAAAGTTGAAGAATATGTTTCACCGTCGCAACAACCAAGAATCACCGAGTACGACTATGACTCCATGGGAAATCTTCGCGCTGTAAAGTTACCTGACGGACGTTTAATCGAATACATTATCGACGGCCAAAATCGCCGAATTGGGAAAAAAATAAACGGAAAACTTGTTCAAGGATTTATATTTCAATCTCAATATCAAATCGCTGCCGAAACCGACGGATCTGGCAAAATCATCCGACGTTTTGTATACGGATCAAAACTCAATATTCCTGATTATGTTGTAACTGGGGGCAAAGAGTATCGTATTATCTCCGACCAAGTCGGAACACCGAAAGTAATTGTCGAAGCGGCAACAGGAAAAATCATTGAGTCATTAAATTATGACGAGTTCGGTGTTTCTTTAAATGGAAAACATAGCGCTTATCTTCCTTTTGGTTTTGCGGGCGGAGTAAATGATAGCGACACCGGGTTAGTACGCTTTGGCGCTCGTGATTACTCTCCTATCGTTGGAAGGTGGACAAATAAAGATCCTATCGGATTTAATGGCGGAGATACGAATTTGTATGGGTATGTTGCCAATAACCCTGTGAGCTATATTGACCCAACTGGGAATTGTCCTTGGTGTATAGGCGCGGTTGTAGGCGGTGTGGCCTCCGGAGTGTCAGCTTATTTAGCTGGCGGTGACGTGAAAACAATCGCGGTTTCTGCTGCGGTGGGAGCTGTTGCTGGAGCCGCATCCATGGGGGTAAGTGCATTCACCTCATCAGCGACAGCTGCAATTGCTGCGAATGCGGTAATTGGGGGTAGCGCTAGTGTAGTAAATCAGATCGCAACAGGGACCTCGCTTAGCGCCCTGAATTATTCCCAGATTGGTATAGGTGCTCTGGCTGGTGGAATTGGAGCAGGCGTCGGATTGGGGGTTGGAACAGCCGCATTTTACGGTACGCCGGTCATTGGGCGAAGCATCGGGCTTGGTCTTGCACGAACCAATGAATTCTGGGCATCGCTACTAACTGGTACTGCAATTGGAACAACTATTGAGGGAGTCGGCGCTTGCAGGTAGAGTCATATTAATGAGTACGAAAGACATAACTATAGTAGTCGTCTTAATATTGGCTTGTATCTTCGGATTCAAGCCAATATTAAATACTTTCAAAATTGTCTTAAATGACAGGAATAATCCCAAGTCCACGCCTGGAATGCGCAGATTTGTTCTTTTTTGGTTAGGCCTTGGGCTGTTCTGTTGCGCTTTTTTGTTGTTTGCTTTGGCCTACTCTGTTGGGGCGCGACTTGGATGGCTCCCGGATTTCAAACTATAGCGTGCCAAAAATATTCGGCAAATTTGATAAAGTCATTTATGATAACGGCAACCGTTTAAGTTTTAAATCTGGTTCGGTTGCTATTAAAGGCGAATACGATGATCAAGATCGTTTAATTTCCTATGGTCAGAATAAATACGTCTATTCTAAATTCGGAAATCTCTCCAAAGTTGAAGAATACGTTTCACCGTCGCAACAACCAAGAATCACTGAGTACGAATATGATTC
This region of Bdellovibrio sp. BCCA genomic DNA includes:
- a CDS encoding YceI family protein; the protein is MMKFVLGALVLVVAGSVHAADVYKIDAKASSVAWKGSKKMGSSHHGGISVKDGDVTFNKGQLTGGNVVIDMTTVTNDDLKDSPDYQKKLVGHLSSDDFFSVTKFPTASFKITNVTAKSKTEAVVKGELTMIGKTNPIEFPVKFTVDKGIATGEALVKIDRTKWGLKYGSGNFFKELAGDKIINDEFELNLKLVAKK
- a CDS encoding RHS repeat domain-containing protein, with product MLFGAYYPPLSEQLNNGIEYRYDNEDRVSEILIGGISATSYKYGAQESRLFEVKNSHATVGIAYAVNENKKPTNLISSLVTSDGVRINYSYLWKLPVAVDTQGPVSSSLRYKYNADATLASIDVAGADGKLFSYALGYDLDGLPIKVGSISFALDTVGRVQGSSHGVIKGQTQYNLNGYVVSDAYSVNGKTIANLTYSRDPLGRISTTVSSYPSQKLNYSYDKLGRLVAVQSSNGIREYSYDDNGNRLSFKSGSVAIKGEYDDQDRLIFYGQNKYTYSKFGNLAKVEEYVSPSQQPRITEYDYDSMGNLRAVKLPDGRLIEYIIDGQNRRIGKKINGKLVQGFIFQSQYQIAAETDGSGKIIRRFVYGSKLNIPDYVVTGGKEYRIISDQVGTPKVIVEAATGKIIESLNYDEFGVSLNGKHSAYLPFGFAGGVNDSDTGLVRFGARDYSPIVGRWTNKDPIGFNGGDTNLYGYVANNPVSYIDPTGNCPWCIGAVVGGVASGVSAYLAGGDVKTIAVSAAVGAVAGAASMGVSAFTSSATAAIAANAVIGGSASVVNQIATGTSLSALNYSQIGIGALAGGIGAGVGLGVGTAAFYGTPVIGRSIGLGLARTNEFWASLLTGTAIGTTIEGVGACR